From Bacillota bacterium, one genomic window encodes:
- a CDS encoding stage V sporulation protein K, with amino-acid sequence MPTRSDKPGSVDEILDWLSQGRLTSAEAFSWLRALDRPDAAPRPRHHRGWLPPTVPSGTAKPRSNGAENGSSTGREGGDKAQEDEEAVRRRRLQEVMDELDGLIGLRTVKQLMREVQAYVEVQRLRAKENLAADAVTLHMVFKGNPGTGKTTVARLVGRMLAAMGALPKGHLVECERADLVGEYIGHTAQRTREQVRKAMGGVLFIDEAYALARGGEKDFGKEAIDTLVKAMEDHKNEFVVILAGYRAEMDYFLMTNPGLRSRFPIHVDFPDYTAQELLEIARYFCAQREYRLSPAAERRLEQLLETRRADDPYEGNARFVRNLVERAIRRQALRLVRRPRVSREELMTLEASDFWEAADG; translated from the coding sequence ATGCCGACGCGCAGCGACAAGCCGGGCAGCGTCGACGAAATCCTGGATTGGCTCAGCCAGGGGCGGTTGACTTCCGCCGAGGCTTTTTCCTGGCTCCGCGCGCTGGACCGGCCGGATGCGGCACCGCGCCCGCGGCACCACCGCGGGTGGCTGCCGCCCACCGTGCCCAGCGGGACGGCCAAGCCGCGCTCGAACGGTGCCGAGAACGGGAGCAGCACGGGGCGCGAGGGCGGCGACAAGGCGCAGGAGGACGAGGAAGCCGTCCGCCGGCGGCGGCTGCAGGAAGTCATGGACGAGCTGGACGGGCTGATTGGCCTGCGGACGGTCAAGCAGCTGATGCGCGAAGTGCAGGCGTATGTCGAGGTGCAGCGGCTGCGGGCCAAGGAAAACTTGGCCGCCGACGCAGTGACGCTGCACATGGTGTTCAAGGGCAACCCCGGCACCGGCAAGACGACGGTCGCCCGCCTCGTCGGGCGCATGCTGGCCGCCATGGGGGCGCTGCCCAAGGGACATCTGGTCGAGTGCGAGCGCGCCGACTTGGTGGGCGAATACATCGGCCATACCGCCCAGCGCACCCGGGAGCAAGTCCGGAAAGCGATGGGCGGCGTGTTGTTCATCGACGAAGCGTACGCGCTGGCGCGGGGCGGCGAGAAAGATTTCGGCAAGGAAGCCATCGACACGCTGGTCAAGGCGATGGAGGACCACAAGAACGAGTTCGTCGTCATTTTGGCCGGCTACCGCGCCGAGATGGACTATTTCCTCATGACGAACCCCGGCCTGCGCTCCCGCTTTCCGATCCACGTGGACTTTCCCGACTACACCGCGCAGGAGCTGTTGGAGATCGCCCGCTATTTTTGCGCCCAGCGGGAATACCGCCTTTCGCCGGCTGCGGAGCGGCGCCTGGAGCAGCTTCTGGAAACGCGCCGGGCCGACGATCCCTATGAGGGCAACGCCCGTTTCGTGCGCAATCTCGTCGAGCGGGCCATTCGCCGGCAAGCCTTGCGGCTCGTCCGGCGCCCCCGCGTAAGCCGCGAGGAGCTGATGACGCTGGAAGCCAGCGACTTTTGGGAGGCGGCCGACGGGTGA
- a CDS encoding GTP-binding protein HSR1, which translates to MKRCIVIGQPNAGKTLFTLHFAEYLGVTVARIAFAEADGRRREAAYSLADAVASLTSATPHQTRHLQSLALELPAGKGTKQFELVDTSGLVDGIHPDAAIRRAMAQTLAAVREAAVVLHVVDAAALGRSGSVSAIGEVDYQVAQFAQMRGGYLLLANKMDLEGAQEGLARLRREFVGHPIAPISALHKQGFHEVKAFVGRHL; encoded by the coding sequence GTGAAGCGCTGCATCGTCATCGGCCAGCCCAACGCCGGCAAGACGTTGTTTACCCTCCACTTCGCCGAATACCTGGGCGTCACGGTCGCACGCATTGCCTTTGCGGAAGCCGACGGCCGCCGGCGCGAAGCCGCGTATTCCCTGGCCGACGCCGTGGCAAGCCTTACCAGCGCGACGCCCCATCAGACCCGGCATCTCCAGTCGCTGGCTCTGGAGCTGCCGGCGGGGAAGGGGACGAAGCAGTTCGAGCTGGTGGACACCAGCGGGCTCGTCGACGGCATTCATCCCGACGCGGCCATCCGGCGAGCCATGGCGCAGACGCTGGCGGCGGTGCGGGAAGCCGCCGTGGTCCTGCACGTCGTCGACGCGGCCGCTCTGGGCCGCAGCGGTTCGGTCAGCGCCATCGGGGAAGTGGACTACCAGGTGGCGCAGTTTGCGCAAATGCGGGGTGGCTATTTGCTCCTGGCCAACAAGATGGACCTGGAGGGGGCGCAGGAGGGGCTGGCCCGCCTGCGGCGGGAGTTCGTGGGCCACCCGATTGCGCCCATATCGGCGCTGCACAAACAAGGGTTCCATGAGGTGAAGGCGTTTGTCGGCCGGCACCTTTGA
- a CDS encoding cysteine methyltransferase produces MTRAMTLAVMETPVGPLAVRGDDEAVAEIAFMRDSVPSDALAAAGDTLPRPVAEALRQLDEYFRGQRRRFDLPLRLEGTPFQRAVWAFLLTIPYGRTYTYKEVAEALGKPGAARAVGAAVSSNPVSIVVPCHRVVAAGGKLGGYGGGLDVKRYLLQLEGIRL; encoded by the coding sequence ATGACTCGTGCAATGACTCTAGCCGTCATGGAAACGCCCGTTGGCCCGCTGGCCGTGCGGGGCGACGACGAAGCGGTGGCCGAAATCGCCTTCATGCGCGATAGTGTTCCGAGCGACGCGCTCGCGGCAGCCGGCGACACGCTTCCCCGGCCCGTCGCGGAAGCGCTACGGCAGCTGGACGAATACTTCCGCGGCCAGCGCCGCCGCTTCGACTTGCCGCTGCGGTTGGAAGGCACGCCTTTCCAGCGTGCGGTGTGGGCCTTCCTGCTGACGATTCCCTACGGTCGCACGTATACATACAAAGAGGTGGCGGAGGCGCTGGGCAAGCCGGGAGCGGCGCGCGCTGTCGGCGCCGCCGTCAGCAGCAACCCCGTCAGCATCGTCGTGCCATGCCACCGGGTGGTGGCGGCCGGCGGGAAGCTGGGCGGCTACGGCGGAGGCCTGGATGTGAAACGCTACTTGCTGCAGCTGGAGGGAATTCGGCTTTGA
- a CDS encoding S-adenosylmethionine decarboxylase proenzyme (Decarboxylation of S-adenosylmethionine provides the aminopropyl moiety required for spermidine biosynthesis from putrescine), whose product MEQALGRHILCEAYGCDPEVLNDRKAVEQIMVDAALLSGAEVREVAFHKFSPQGVSGVVVISESHLAIHTWPEFGYAAIDVFTCGETVDPWKACNYMAEKFGAAAVDAKEVPRGVLRHILAEGRVEATAS is encoded by the coding sequence ATGGAGCAGGCTTTGGGTCGTCACATCTTGTGCGAAGCGTACGGGTGTGACCCTGAGGTCCTGAACGACCGCAAAGCCGTCGAGCAGATCATGGTGGACGCTGCTCTTCTGAGCGGCGCGGAAGTTCGGGAGGTAGCGTTCCACAAGTTCAGCCCGCAAGGCGTCAGCGGAGTGGTCGTCATTTCCGAATCGCATCTGGCCATCCATACGTGGCCCGAATTCGGATACGCGGCCATCGATGTGTTTACCTGCGGCGAGACGGTGGATCCGTGGAAGGCTTGCAACTACATGGCGGAGAAGTTCGGTGCGGCCGCCGTGGACGCTAAGGAAGTTCCGCGCGGGGTCTTGCGGCACATCCTAGCAGAAGGCAGAGTGGAGGCGACTGCATCCTGA
- a CDS encoding RNA polymerase sporulation sigma factor SigH (DNA-dependent RNA polymerase catalyzes the transcription of DNA into RNA using the four ribonucleoside triphosphates as substrates), producing MAALPLPDDGKATTPRTKLDFSQMPDEEVVRYAQQGMEEAYEYLLRKYERLVYIWTRPYFLQGADEDDLMQEGMIGLFKAIRDFTPGSSSFWSFAKLCIVRNVISAVKGTTRQKHIPLNQYTSLHKPVSDDEGDRTLLEVLTDNKVEDPEKLVIDRERLYQTQRQIKKMLSEFEYKVFRLYINGLSYKEMAARLGTHTKSIDNALCRIKLKLQREL from the coding sequence ATGGCCGCACTGCCTTTGCCCGATGACGGCAAAGCGACAACCCCCCGCACGAAACTGGATTTCTCCCAAATGCCGGACGAGGAAGTCGTGCGCTACGCGCAGCAGGGCATGGAAGAAGCCTACGAGTACTTGCTGCGGAAATACGAGCGGCTCGTGTACATCTGGACGCGCCCGTACTTCTTGCAAGGCGCCGACGAAGACGATCTCATGCAGGAGGGCATGATCGGACTTTTCAAGGCCATCCGGGACTTCACCCCGGGTTCGTCTTCCTTTTGGTCATTCGCCAAGCTGTGCATCGTCCGCAACGTCATCAGTGCCGTCAAGGGCACGACGCGGCAAAAGCACATCCCGCTCAACCAGTACACGTCGCTGCATAAGCCCGTTTCCGACGACGAGGGAGACCGCACGCTTCTGGAAGTGCTGACGGACAACAAGGTCGAGGATCCCGAAAAGCTGGTCATCGACCGCGAACGGCTGTACCAGACGCAGCGCCAGATCAAGAAAATGCTCAGCGAATTTGAATACAAAGTGTTCCGGCTTTATATCAACGGCTTGTCCTACAAGGAGATGGCGGCTCGTCTCGGGACCCACACCAAGTCCATCGACAACGCGCTGTGTCGCATTAAACTGAAACTGCAACGCGAACTTTAA
- a CDS encoding 5'/3'-nucleotidase SurE — protein MLVLITNDDGIRAPGLAALVAARPADAEIWIMAPDRERSATGQAITLHKPLRVDKVPFEPGVTAFQINGTPSDCVKVATELMERRPDIVLSGINRGSNLGTDVFYSGTVSGALEAAIYDIPAIALSLDDYDANDPEDYATAARVGWTLAQWVLQVGLPPGTLLNVNVPKGPNIRGWCATRLGLRRYRKVLHRRLDPRGREYYWMAGEIEDLDGDDETADTVAVRRGYVSITPISFDLTHYKALDMVRSWQLDILGPAPAGGAKR, from the coding sequence GTGCTCGTACTCATCACGAACGACGACGGCATTCGTGCACCGGGGCTGGCCGCGCTGGTGGCAGCCCGGCCGGCCGACGCGGAAATATGGATCATGGCGCCGGACCGGGAGCGGAGCGCGACGGGCCAGGCCATTACGCTGCATAAGCCGCTGCGAGTGGACAAGGTGCCCTTCGAGCCGGGCGTGACCGCGTTCCAAATCAACGGCACGCCGTCGGACTGCGTCAAAGTGGCGACGGAGTTGATGGAGCGGCGGCCGGATATCGTCTTGTCCGGTATCAACCGGGGCTCCAACTTGGGTACGGACGTGTTCTACTCGGGCACCGTTTCCGGGGCCCTGGAGGCGGCGATCTACGACATTCCTGCCATCGCGTTGTCTTTGGACGACTACGACGCCAACGATCCGGAAGACTACGCCACGGCCGCCCGCGTCGGTTGGACGCTGGCGCAGTGGGTGCTCCAGGTCGGCTTGCCGCCGGGAACGCTCCTGAACGTCAACGTTCCGAAGGGACCGAACATCCGCGGCTGGTGTGCGACGCGGCTGGGCTTGCGCCGGTACCGGAAGGTGTTGCACCGCCGCCTCGATCCCCGGGGCCGGGAGTATTACTGGATGGCGGGCGAAATCGAAGACCTCGACGGCGACGACGAGACCGCGGACACGGTGGCGGTCCGGCGAGGGTACGTCTCGATAACGCCCATTTCGTTCGATCTGACTCATTACAAGGCGCTGGACATGGTGCGGTCGTGGCAGCTCGACATTCTTGGTCCGGCGCCCGCCGGGGGAGCCAAGCGATGA
- a CDS encoding DUF4264 domain-containing protein → MASETLALTGDVHRLVTFLNRALKEHGFIFGLKRAGEDQYHLTIYRT, encoded by the coding sequence ATGGCCAGCGAGACGCTGGCGCTGACGGGCGACGTGCACCGGCTCGTGACGTTCCTGAACCGCGCCTTGAAGGAGCACGGCTTCATTTTCGGGCTGAAGCGGGCCGGGGAGGACCAATATCACCTGACCATCTACCGGACGTAA
- a CDS encoding repressor LexA, protein MRDLTPRQRQILEFIKREVQQRGYPPSVREIGQAVGLNSSSTVHGHLAKLEAKGYIRRDPTKPRAIELLDGQARALRSEIVYAPVVGRVTAGEPILAVENIESYFPLPKEFAGAGEVFLLEVRGDSMRNAGILDGDYVVVRQQPDAVNGDIVVALIGEEATVKRFFRENGHIRLQPENEAYEPIIGTDIQVLGKVIGVYRKLH, encoded by the coding sequence GTGCGGGACCTGACGCCGCGGCAGCGACAGATTCTGGAGTTCATCAAGCGCGAGGTGCAGCAACGGGGGTATCCGCCCTCGGTGCGGGAAATCGGGCAAGCCGTAGGCCTCAACTCGAGTTCGACGGTGCACGGCCACCTGGCCAAGCTGGAAGCGAAGGGCTACATCCGCCGCGACCCGACGAAGCCGCGCGCCATCGAACTGCTGGACGGGCAGGCGCGGGCGCTGCGGAGCGAAATCGTGTACGCTCCCGTCGTGGGGCGGGTCACCGCGGGCGAGCCCATTTTGGCGGTGGAGAACATCGAGTCGTACTTCCCGCTGCCGAAGGAGTTTGCGGGCGCCGGCGAGGTGTTCTTGCTGGAAGTGCGCGGCGACAGCATGCGCAATGCAGGAATCCTAGACGGGGACTACGTCGTCGTGCGCCAGCAGCCGGACGCCGTGAACGGTGACATCGTGGTGGCCCTTATCGGCGAGGAGGCTACGGTGAAACGGTTTTTCCGGGAGAACGGCCATATCCGGCTGCAGCCGGAAAACGAAGCGTATGAGCCGATTATCGGCACCGATATTCAAGTGCTGGGGAAGGTCATCGGCGTCTACCGGAAGCTGCACTGA